The Vicia villosa cultivar HV-30 ecotype Madison, WI linkage group LG1, Vvil1.0, whole genome shotgun sequence genome includes a region encoding these proteins:
- the LOC131599008 gene encoding uncharacterized protein LOC131599008, giving the protein MVPAIQPLWSQMQIKFQLGADYKLLADDGQRVPWINIIHQNNARPRAIFTLWQACHKKLATRDRLRRFAILAHSECSFCPYEETHEHLFFECEETKKIWKSVLLWMQVTHEPLSWCDEISWLVSKTKGKGKLVALLRLAIAETIYSVWRHRNDTCFGIRQHIDTIVKGVVIVYVVKDLLGRISSAAGVI; this is encoded by the exons ATGGTACCAGCTATACAACCTTTATGGAGTCAAATGCAGATAAAGTTCCAGCTGGGAGCAGACTACAAACTGCTAGCAGATGATGGACAACGGGTTCCGTGGATAAACATTATCCATCAGAACAATGCGAGACCTCGGGCGATTTTTACTCTGTGGCAGGCATGCCACAAAAAGCTGGCAACACGGGACAGATTGAGACGGTTTGCCATATTGGCTCATAGCGAATGTAGTTTCTGTCCTTATGAGGAAACTCATGAGCACCTCTTTTTTGAATGTGAGGAAACAAAGAAAATCTGGAAATCTGTTTTACTTTGGATGCAAGTAACACATGAACCTCTCTCTTGGTGTGATGAAATCTCATGGCTGGTGAGCAAAACTAAAGGAAAAGGGAAACTTGTTGCACTTCTCCGCCTTGCTATAGCTGAGACTATTTACAGTGTATGGCGACATAGGAATGATACATGTTTTGGCATTAGACAACATATAGATACTATAGTCAAGG GTGTTGTTATTGTTTATGTTGTTAAAGATCTTTTAGGAAGGATTAGTTCTGCTGCTGGAGTGATTTAG